The following proteins are co-located in the Maridesulfovibrio sp. genome:
- a CDS encoding nucleoside-diphosphate sugar epimerase/dehydratase, with protein MINNLRNANFYLMVLLDLLIFAGAFYGAYLFRFDFSLPEFASVQCIELLKYTIIIKFSVFLGLGLYRGMWRYTSLRDLWHILEATFLQSLILVTVVLYKFGFGGFSRGVFIIDWMLTVFMCGGIRIMIRSFYAFKDGNSIQFSPEACPVDGNNALIIGAGRAGEKVVREIRSSGQLKYLPVGFLDNDKSKRGRTIHGVPVLGPLSDIQELVKNKCVNEILIAVAEASGAQMREIIDACKETGLPYKILPGMDEIINGKVGIKALRDVSYQDLLGRAPVQLDTTAISDYLSGKIVLVTGCGGSIGSELVRQVVRFNPVKIILVDASEANLYGIQMELHHELKYHDYVTVLGCVQDVQLMDETFGKYKPHTVFHAAAYKHVPMMERNPWQAVHNNICGTKNVMTAADKHGVSRFVTVSTDKAVRPTNIMGASKRVTELLMRLFHNSETTFMAVRFGNVVGSSGSVVPLFRRQIEKGGPVTVTHKDVTRYFMSISEAAQLILQAGVMADGGEIFILEMGEPVKIADMARDLIRLSGKEPDKDIEIIFTGLREGEKLYEELITEGEGIVRTEHDKIMVLKGIENDLDAYCTQFKKQLAEMKDAADKFHADGVRAKLHDVVPEFDEEG; from the coding sequence ATGATCAACAACCTGCGCAACGCAAATTTCTACCTTATGGTCCTGCTGGATCTACTCATCTTCGCCGGGGCTTTCTATGGAGCATACCTGTTCCGTTTTGATTTCAGCCTACCCGAATTTGCGTCCGTCCAATGTATTGAACTGCTAAAATACACTATTATTATCAAATTTTCAGTTTTCCTCGGGCTGGGACTTTATCGCGGTATGTGGCGCTATACCAGCCTGAGAGATCTCTGGCATATACTTGAAGCCACCTTCCTGCAGTCTCTGATTCTGGTTACTGTAGTTCTTTATAAATTCGGCTTCGGTGGTTTTTCCCGCGGGGTATTCATCATCGACTGGATGCTGACCGTATTCATGTGCGGCGGTATTCGGATTATGATCCGTTCCTTTTACGCCTTCAAGGACGGGAATTCTATTCAATTTTCACCGGAAGCATGTCCTGTTGACGGCAACAATGCCTTGATTATCGGAGCTGGGCGGGCTGGAGAAAAAGTTGTCCGTGAAATCAGAAGCAGCGGGCAACTTAAATATTTACCCGTAGGCTTTCTTGATAATGACAAAAGCAAACGGGGAAGAACAATCCATGGTGTTCCCGTACTCGGCCCTCTCTCTGATATACAAGAATTAGTTAAAAACAAGTGTGTTAATGAAATACTCATCGCCGTAGCTGAAGCTTCGGGAGCACAGATGCGCGAAATCATCGACGCTTGTAAAGAAACCGGACTGCCATATAAAATACTGCCCGGAATGGATGAAATCATCAACGGTAAGGTTGGGATCAAGGCATTACGAGATGTCAGCTATCAGGATTTGCTGGGCCGTGCACCAGTCCAGCTGGATACAACTGCCATCAGCGACTATCTCTCCGGAAAAATTGTACTGGTGACCGGATGCGGAGGTTCCATCGGTTCCGAACTGGTCCGGCAGGTAGTTCGCTTCAATCCGGTAAAAATCATCCTTGTAGACGCCAGTGAAGCCAACCTTTACGGCATTCAGATGGAATTGCACCATGAGTTAAAATACCATGATTATGTCACCGTTCTAGGTTGTGTACAGGATGTACAGCTCATGGATGAAACATTCGGTAAATACAAACCGCATACCGTATTCCACGCCGCAGCTTACAAGCACGTTCCCATGATGGAACGCAACCCCTGGCAGGCTGTGCACAACAACATCTGTGGAACCAAGAATGTTATGACCGCTGCGGATAAGCACGGAGTTTCCCGTTTTGTCACTGTATCCACAGATAAAGCCGTGCGCCCCACCAACATCATGGGCGCCTCAAAACGCGTCACCGAACTGCTCATGAGGCTGTTCCATAATTCCGAAACAACTTTCATGGCAGTACGTTTCGGAAACGTGGTCGGCTCGTCTGGGTCTGTTGTTCCCCTGTTCCGACGCCAGATCGAAAAAGGCGGTCCGGTCACCGTCACCCATAAAGACGTGACGCGCTACTTCATGTCCATATCCGAGGCTGCCCAGCTCATCCTGCAAGCCGGGGTAATGGCTGACGGCGGTGAAATTTTCATCCTCGAAATGGGTGAACCCGTTAAAATCGCCGACATGGCCCGCGACTTGATCAGACTCTCCGGCAAGGAACCGGACAAAGATATCGAAATAATCTTCACCGGTTTACGCGAAGGTGAAAAACTCTATGAAGAGCTCATCACCGAAGGGGAAGGCATAGTCCGCACCGAACATGACAAAATCATGGTTCTCAAAGGAATTGAAAACGACCTCGACGCCTACTGCACCCAATTCAAAAAACAACTTGCTGAAATGAAAGATGCGGCTGACAAATTTCATGCGGACGGAGTCAGAGCTAAGCTGCATGACGTGGTCCCTGAGTTTGATGAGGAAGGGTAA
- a CDS encoding aminotransferase class I/II-fold pyridoxal phosphate-dependent enzyme → MSANKNNRIYLSPPHMGGNEQEYVRQAFESNFIAPLGPMVNGFEQDFSKLTGFAHCAALSSGTAALHLALRIIGVEPGDVVIASSLTFIGSVSAVTFLGAEPVFIDSDYKSWNMDPDLLAEAIDHYISIGRKPKAVVPTDLYGQCADYDRILEILKPHGIPLIVDSAESVGATYKGRHAGKGALMAAYSFNGNKIITTSGGGLLASDNEDMISRARWLSQQAKEPEPYYEHKEIGYNYRMSNLVAAVGRGQVEVIPDRVKRKREIFDYYEQELGACPGISFMPEADYGKCNRWLSVMLVDKEKFGASPDEIRIALEEKNIESRPVWKPMHQQPVFKDNMVFGGKVSDDLFARGLCLPSGTAMAAEDMKRIVDLIKSCGK, encoded by the coding sequence GTGTCCGCAAACAAAAATAACCGAATCTATCTTTCCCCTCCGCATATGGGAGGCAATGAACAGGAATATGTCCGTCAGGCTTTTGAAAGCAATTTCATTGCTCCTTTGGGCCCTATGGTTAACGGATTCGAACAGGATTTCTCAAAGCTTACCGGCTTTGCTCACTGTGCTGCTCTTTCCAGCGGAACTGCGGCTCTGCACCTTGCCCTGCGCATAATCGGTGTCGAACCGGGAGATGTGGTAATCGCATCCTCGCTCACCTTTATCGGCAGCGTCAGCGCTGTAACATTTCTTGGCGCCGAACCGGTATTCATCGACAGCGACTACAAATCATGGAACATGGACCCGGACCTGCTGGCCGAAGCCATAGACCACTATATTTCTATTGGGCGCAAACCCAAAGCGGTTGTTCCCACGGACCTTTACGGACAGTGTGCTGATTATGACCGTATACTTGAAATTCTCAAACCGCACGGAATCCCCTTAATTGTTGACTCTGCTGAATCCGTAGGCGCCACATACAAAGGACGTCATGCAGGCAAAGGGGCGCTTATGGCTGCCTATTCATTTAACGGCAACAAAATAATCACCACCTCCGGCGGCGGGCTTCTGGCCTCTGATAACGAAGACATGATCAGCAGGGCCCGCTGGCTCTCCCAGCAGGCCAAGGAACCGGAACCGTATTATGAGCACAAGGAAATCGGCTACAACTATCGCATGTCCAACCTTGTGGCAGCTGTAGGCCGAGGACAGGTTGAAGTCATCCCCGACAGAGTTAAGCGCAAAAGAGAAATTTTTGATTATTACGAGCAGGAGCTCGGCGCATGCCCCGGCATATCTTTTATGCCTGAAGCAGATTATGGAAAGTGTAACCGCTGGCTTTCTGTGATGTTGGTAGATAAGGAAAAATTCGGAGCTTCACCGGATGAAATCCGGATTGCACTGGAAGAAAAAAACATCGAATCCCGTCCAGTCTGGAAACCCATGCATCAGCAGCCTGTGTTCAAAGATAATATGGTTTTCGGAGGAAAGGTCAGTGACGACCTTTTTGCACGCGGACTATGCCTGCCCTCCGGCACAGCCATGGCAGCTGAAGATATGAAAAGAATTGTAGACCTGATTAAAAGCTGCGGAAAATAG
- a CDS encoding acetyltransferase yields MKKIIVMGAGGHGQVVADALLQMQEAEPVAFVDENHEIHGKNIMGIPVAGGNTAICQLEHDGIVIAVGNNSLRKRIFNDLIESGEHLFSVIHPSAIIAPNVEIGDGCMIMAGAVINTGARIKDNTIINTNSTVEHHNEIGPHAHIAPGSTLGGEVLVGEEAMVGIGATVLPRIKIGNRAILGGGSTAIKNIPSGSTAAGIPASIKS; encoded by the coding sequence ATGAAAAAAATCATCGTAATGGGAGCTGGGGGCCATGGACAGGTAGTTGCCGATGCTCTTTTACAAATGCAGGAAGCTGAACCTGTTGCTTTCGTGGATGAAAACCATGAAATACACGGTAAAAACATTATGGGCATTCCTGTTGCCGGGGGCAATACCGCAATTTGTCAGCTTGAACATGACGGTATCGTTATCGCCGTTGGCAACAATAGCCTCCGCAAGCGCATTTTCAATGACCTAATCGAATCCGGGGAACATCTTTTCTCAGTAATCCATCCCTCAGCCATAATCGCACCCAATGTTGAAATTGGCGACGGTTGCATGATTATGGCAGGGGCGGTCATCAACACTGGTGCCAGAATTAAGGATAACACCATAATAAACACCAACTCAACAGTTGAACATCATAACGAAATCGGCCCCCATGCGCATATTGCGCCCGGCTCAACTTTAGGCGGTGAAGTCCTTGTCGGAGAAGAGGCGATGGTCGGCATTGGAGCCACCGTTTTGCCCCGGATAAAAATCGGCAATAGAGCCATTCTTGGTGGCGGTTCAACAGCGATTAAAAATATTCCGAGCGGATCTACGGCAGCAGGAATACCTGCCAGCATTAAATCCTGA
- a CDS encoding sugar transferase: MTVKRCFDLVVSISALIIFFPVLLGVAIAIHKKMGGGIFFIQRRPGLRGKPFNIIKFKTMTDARDELGNLLPDSERLSRFGKILRSSSLDELPELVNVIFGDMSLVGPRPLLMQYLERYSPEQARRHDVLPGITGWAQVNGRNAISWEDKFKLDVWYVDNHNLLLDVKILYLTVARVFKREGISQPGQATAQEFMGSKEGKIR; this comes from the coding sequence ATGACCGTGAAAAGATGTTTTGACCTTGTTGTATCCATCAGCGCACTGATCATTTTTTTTCCCGTATTGCTCGGAGTAGCCATTGCCATTCATAAAAAAATGGGCGGTGGTATATTCTTTATCCAACGCAGACCTGGACTGCGCGGCAAGCCTTTTAATATTATTAAATTTAAGACCATGACCGATGCCAGAGACGAACTCGGCAATCTACTCCCTGACTCAGAAAGGCTAAGCAGGTTCGGAAAAATTCTACGTTCCTCATCCCTTGACGAACTGCCGGAACTGGTCAATGTCATTTTTGGAGACATGTCTCTGGTGGGTCCGCGCCCCTTACTCATGCAATACCTCGAACGCTACAGCCCGGAACAGGCTCGCCGCCATGACGTACTGCCCGGTATCACCGGATGGGCACAGGTCAACGGACGCAACGCAATTTCATGGGAAGACAAATTTAAGCTTGATGTCTGGTATGTGGATAACCATAACCTGCTGCTGGATGTTAAAATTCTTTACCTTACTGTTGCCCGAGTTTTCAAACGTGAAGGAATCTCCCAACCAGGGCAGGCCACTGCTCAAGAATTTATGGGTAGTAAAGAAGGAAAAATAAGATGA
- a CDS encoding glycosyltransferase family 4 protein — MKIAVIGGYGPSLINFRGSMLCAMKAAGHEVYGIAPMDSPEVPEKLAAMGIKYIEVPIQRKGMNPIKDLTALLSLIRILKKIKPDAILSYTIKPVIYGSVAAKLAGIKNIYSMITGLGYAFGQTSGKRGLLFKLVKNMYRAGLACNDTVMFQNPDDRDLFKKFSIIPQSKPTVVTNGSGVDLEHYTSSLVPAGSPVFLCVSRLLKEKGVREFGESSLLLKKKYPQCQFRLVGPHDHGPDSISDDLITKWQDSGVECAGPVDDVRAELKNCSVYVLPSYREGTPRSVLEAMATGRPIVTTDTTGCRETVREGQNGFMVPVKDISALEKAMEKFILQPELLQKMGDASLEYVAEKFDVNKVNATILKAMRL, encoded by the coding sequence GTGAAGATTGCTGTCATCGGCGGATACGGTCCGTCATTGATCAACTTTCGTGGCTCCATGTTGTGCGCCATGAAAGCTGCAGGGCACGAAGTCTATGGCATTGCACCTATGGACTCTCCCGAAGTGCCAGAAAAACTGGCTGCCATGGGAATTAAATATATTGAAGTTCCCATCCAACGCAAGGGCATGAATCCCATAAAAGATTTGACTGCTCTACTCTCTCTGATCAGAATCTTAAAAAAGATCAAACCGGACGCAATCCTTTCTTATACAATCAAGCCGGTAATATACGGTTCCGTTGCAGCAAAACTGGCCGGAATTAAAAATATTTACTCCATGATCACCGGGCTTGGTTATGCCTTCGGGCAGACTTCCGGCAAACGGGGACTACTCTTCAAACTGGTCAAAAACATGTATCGCGCCGGGCTGGCTTGTAACGACACCGTCATGTTCCAGAACCCGGATGACCGGGATTTGTTCAAAAAATTTAGCATCATCCCGCAAAGCAAGCCGACAGTCGTCACCAACGGTTCCGGCGTAGACTTAGAACACTATACCAGTTCGCTAGTTCCTGCCGGTAGTCCCGTATTTCTTTGCGTCTCCCGTTTGCTAAAAGAAAAAGGCGTGCGTGAATTCGGAGAATCTTCCCTGCTGCTCAAAAAGAAATACCCGCAGTGCCAATTCAGACTGGTAGGCCCACATGACCACGGCCCGGATTCAATCAGTGACGATTTAATCACAAAATGGCAGGATAGCGGAGTTGAGTGTGCAGGTCCGGTTGACGATGTGCGTGCGGAACTAAAGAATTGTTCTGTCTACGTACTGCCATCCTATCGCGAAGGAACTCCACGCTCGGTACTGGAAGCCATGGCTACAGGGCGGCCCATCGTGACCACCGATACCACCGGATGCCGGGAGACTGTGCGCGAAGGACAAAACGGTTTCATGGTCCCGGTCAAAGATATCTCCGCACTGGAAAAGGCCATGGAAAAATTCATTCTCCAGCCTGAACTTTTGCAAAAAATGGGTGATGCTTCGCTGGAATATGTTGCTGAAAAATTCGATGTTAACAAGGTCAATGCGACCATTCTGAAAGCCATGAGACTTTAA
- the asnB gene encoding asparagine synthase (glutamine-hydrolyzing): MCGIAGFIDLSRSSDATRLERIARKMGDAQNMRGPDGSGQWSDPEWGVGLDHRRLAIIDLTEEGVQPMHSKSGRYVTVYNGEIYNYRDLRAELEQVEGFPGWRGHSDTEVMLEAVEQWGFEEALKRFSGMFAIAIWDRKEHCLLLARDRMGEKPLYYSLQGGNFLFGSELKALMGYKKYFNREVDRDSLAAYLRYCYVPGPRTIFKDTFSLMPGTWTCLRPDGELMEPRPYWSLLNCAREAENKIFTAPDETIVDTLEDLLLKIIEREMISDVPLGAFLSGGVDSSLIVSLMQQCALAPVKTFTIGFDDEAYNEANDAKAVAKHIGTEHTELYVSPQDALDIIPQIPQIWDQPFSDSSQIPTHLVSRMTREHVTVALSGDGGDELFAGYNRHFKGCSLWRKLANIPAPLRKMGARMISNISPQSWNKVFKMYGPFLPPALQMRLPGQKLHKLADVMGAASASEYYRDLTSIWLNPEAVVRNATEFRGPFQQPNLQPPQDNLTAWMQFMDAANYMVDDILTKVDRAAMGISLETRAPFLDHEIVEFSQRLPMHLRINNGQGKHILREILYKYVPQEMIERPKMGFGVPIDSWLRGPLRGWAEELLAPDRLDREGYFNTSQVRLAWNEHLTGIKDNQYKIWSVLMFQSWYEHWEIGQ, from the coding sequence ATGTGTGGAATCGCTGGTTTTATTGATCTTAGCCGTTCATCTGATGCAACTCGTCTGGAACGCATTGCCCGTAAAATGGGCGACGCCCAGAACATGCGCGGTCCGGACGGTTCCGGTCAATGGTCCGACCCTGAATGGGGTGTAGGACTTGATCACCGCCGCCTTGCCATTATTGACCTGACCGAAGAAGGGGTGCAGCCCATGCATTCCAAATCTGGACGCTACGTCACGGTCTACAACGGCGAAATCTACAATTACCGCGATTTGCGTGCCGAACTTGAACAAGTGGAAGGTTTTCCGGGCTGGCGCGGCCATTCCGATACCGAAGTAATGCTTGAGGCTGTTGAGCAATGGGGCTTTGAAGAAGCCTTGAAACGTTTCAGCGGTATGTTTGCCATTGCCATCTGGGACCGCAAAGAACACTGCCTGCTGCTTGCCCGTGACCGCATGGGCGAAAAACCACTCTACTACTCACTGCAGGGCGGAAATTTCCTTTTCGGCTCGGAGCTGAAAGCGCTCATGGGCTACAAAAAATATTTCAACCGCGAAGTAGACCGCGACTCGCTGGCCGCTTATCTGCGCTATTGTTATGTTCCCGGGCCGCGCACTATTTTCAAAGACACCTTTTCTCTGATGCCCGGTACATGGACCTGTTTACGTCCAGACGGGGAACTTATGGAACCCCGGCCTTACTGGTCCCTACTGAACTGCGCCCGCGAAGCTGAAAACAAAATTTTCACCGCCCCGGACGAAACGATCGTCGATACACTTGAAGACCTGCTGCTCAAGATAATTGAACGGGAAATGATTTCAGACGTGCCGCTAGGAGCATTCCTTTCAGGCGGTGTGGACTCGTCACTTATCGTATCCCTGATGCAGCAATGCGCACTGGCTCCGGTTAAGACTTTCACCATAGGCTTTGATGATGAAGCATACAACGAAGCAAACGACGCCAAGGCCGTAGCCAAGCATATCGGCACCGAACACACTGAGCTGTACGTTTCACCACAGGACGCTCTGGACATCATTCCCCAGATTCCGCAAATCTGGGACCAACCTTTTTCAGATTCTTCACAGATTCCTACCCACCTTGTCTCGCGGATGACCCGTGAACACGTAACCGTGGCCCTTTCCGGCGATGGTGGTGATGAACTTTTTGCGGGCTACAACCGTCATTTCAAAGGCTGCTCACTGTGGCGCAAGCTGGCAAATATTCCCGCTCCCCTGCGTAAAATGGGTGCAAGGATGATTTCCAACATTTCCCCGCAAAGCTGGAACAAAGTATTCAAGATGTACGGTCCGTTTCTGCCGCCCGCCTTGCAGATGCGCCTTCCCGGCCAGAAACTGCACAAGCTTGCCGATGTTATGGGCGCTGCATCCGCATCTGAATACTACCGTGACCTGACCTCCATCTGGCTCAATCCCGAGGCCGTAGTTCGCAATGCAACAGAATTCCGGGGCCCTTTCCAGCAGCCCAACTTACAGCCCCCGCAGGATAATCTAACTGCGTGGATGCAATTCATGGATGCAGCCAACTACATGGTCGATGACATCCTGACCAAAGTTGACCGGGCAGCCATGGGCATCAGCCTTGAAACCCGCGCACCGTTCCTCGATCATGAAATCGTGGAGTTTTCCCAGCGTCTGCCCATGCACCTGCGTATCAACAACGGACAGGGCAAACATATTTTACGCGAAATTTTATACAAGTACGTGCCACAAGAAATGATCGAACGCCCGAAAATGGGCTTCGGCGTCCCCATAGACAGCTGGTTGCGCGGACCGTTGCGCGGTTGGGCTGAAGAATTACTGGCTCCCGACAGATTGGACCGGGAAGGATATTTCAATACAAGTCAAGTGCGCCTTGCTTGGAATGAACACCTAACCGGCATTAAAGACAACCAGTACAAAATCTGGAGTGTGCTCATGTTTCAGAGTTGGTACGAGCATTGGGAGATTGGGCAGTGA
- a CDS encoding KpsF/GutQ family sugar-phosphate isomerase — protein MTDKQLSDFIKRGKEVLQIEENGLASIRESLDLNFAKAVEMLAGCKGRVIITGLGKSGLVGRKIAATMSSTGTPSFFLHPVEGAHGDLGMVRAEDVVISISNSGETDELNALLPAIRSFGTKIISITSEIESTMGRLSDIVIRTKVPCEACSYGLAPTSSTTAALAMGDALAVCLMDHKAFDSQDFKKFHPGGSLGRRLTLCISELMHTDNIPAAPQDGPLSEALSVLDKGRLGLVALTDGEKLSGVITDGDVRRLVCSGNFNTQISARQVMIENPLRITPDMSAAQALDIMESKEITVLPVVDEQGSITGMIHLHDLLGKGRLKFADNTRN, from the coding sequence ATGACCGATAAACAACTTTCCGACTTCATTAAACGGGGCAAGGAAGTTCTTCAGATTGAAGAAAACGGCCTCGCCTCCATCCGCGAATCACTCGATTTGAACTTTGCCAAGGCAGTTGAAATGCTGGCCGGCTGCAAAGGAAGGGTAATTATCACCGGACTGGGCAAGTCCGGGCTGGTGGGACGCAAAATAGCCGCCACCATGTCCTCTACCGGAACGCCGTCCTTTTTCCTGCATCCTGTTGAAGGCGCGCACGGAGATCTCGGCATGGTCCGTGCTGAAGACGTTGTCATTTCCATCTCCAACAGCGGAGAAACTGATGAACTCAACGCCCTGCTTCCGGCAATCCGTTCTTTCGGCACCAAAATCATTTCCATTACTTCGGAAATTGAATCCACCATGGGACGCCTCTCGGACATCGTAATCAGGACCAAAGTCCCCTGCGAAGCCTGCTCCTACGGACTGGCACCAACTTCATCCACCACCGCAGCCCTTGCTATGGGTGATGCTCTGGCCGTCTGCCTCATGGACCACAAGGCCTTTGACAGTCAGGATTTCAAGAAATTTCATCCCGGAGGATCGCTGGGCCGCAGATTGACCCTGTGTATCAGTGAACTTATGCACACCGACAACATCCCCGCCGCTCCGCAGGACGGTCCCCTTTCCGAAGCACTGTCCGTGCTCGACAAAGGACGACTGGGACTGGTTGCCTTGACTGATGGAGAAAAACTTTCCGGTGTTATCACCGATGGAGATGTGCGCAGACTGGTCTGTTCCGGTAATTTCAATACGCAAATTTCCGCCCGCCAAGTCATGATTGAAAATCCCCTGCGTATCACGCCGGACATGTCCGCAGCGCAGGCGCTCGACATCATGGAATCCAAAGAGATCACCGTACTGCCCGTTGTAGATGAACAAGGCTCGATAACAGGTATGATCCATCTGCATGACTTGCTGGGCAAAGGCAGACTTAAGTTCGCGGATAACACACGCAATTAA
- a CDS encoding type II secretion system F family protein → MPTYQYRAVTKEGKKKKGFVEASSQSKAFATLQSKGLMPLRLEQVKSGQKEKSSTKNLTSSISMSGKIRLGESFYYLGILLQSGTALAQSLDMMARMSGGKASHTWMEIRDAVQSGESFSSCLAKYPKIFPQVYVGMVQVAESVGKLGDVLENIAKYEEERAEVSGRLMTAMVYPVVILLIGMGAVYFLLSEVLPKITGIFKAAKGELPTSTKIVVALGNTLENLGPLALIIPLCLIFAFVSAYKSVPKFREKIDGLLWKLPLVQKSTLARFSGILGFQIDAGIPLVQGMESSANAVNSTFFKKKMAEAREEVATGRSLSTVLAEQKIYPDIYILTLTAGQKSGELGKFLQRMGTIFERDVDNFMKRVVALAEPMLLLFIGMLIAFIVVAIMGPIFDLTSLVK, encoded by the coding sequence ATGCCCACCTATCAGTATCGCGCCGTCACCAAGGAAGGAAAAAAGAAAAAAGGTTTTGTTGAAGCCTCTTCCCAGTCCAAAGCTTTTGCCACTCTTCAAAGCAAAGGCCTCATGCCCTTGCGCCTTGAGCAGGTAAAGTCAGGACAAAAAGAAAAGAGTTCCACCAAAAACCTGACTTCTTCCATCTCCATGAGCGGAAAGATCAGGCTGGGAGAATCCTTCTACTATCTCGGCATCCTGCTCCAAAGCGGAACCGCACTGGCCCAGTCTCTGGATATGATGGCCCGCATGAGCGGCGGTAAAGCAAGTCATACATGGATGGAAATCCGCGATGCAGTCCAGTCAGGTGAAAGCTTTTCATCATGCCTTGCCAAATATCCTAAAATTTTCCCGCAGGTTTACGTCGGTATGGTTCAGGTTGCTGAATCAGTGGGTAAGCTTGGAGACGTACTTGAAAACATTGCAAAATACGAAGAAGAACGCGCAGAAGTAAGTGGACGCCTCATGACCGCCATGGTTTATCCTGTGGTTATCCTGCTCATCGGTATGGGCGCGGTCTACTTCCTGCTTTCTGAAGTTCTGCCCAAGATTACCGGCATATTCAAAGCCGCTAAAGGAGAACTTCCCACTTCCACAAAAATTGTTGTGGCACTAGGAAATACTCTGGAAAACCTTGGTCCCTTGGCCCTGATCATCCCCTTGTGCTTGATTTTCGCCTTTGTCAGCGCCTACAAATCCGTGCCTAAATTCCGGGAAAAGATCGACGGCCTGCTTTGGAAACTGCCGCTGGTCCAGAAATCCACCCTTGCCCGCTTTTCGGGCATTCTCGGTTTCCAGATTGACGCCGGTATTCCCCTTGTGCAGGGCATGGAAAGCTCCGCCAACGCGGTCAACTCAACATTTTTCAAAAAGAAAATGGCCGAAGCCCGTGAAGAGGTTGCCACCGGTCGATCCCTAAGCACAGTGCTTGCCGAGCAAAAAATTTATCCTGACATCTACATCCTAACCCTCACCGCCGGACAGAAATCCGGGGAACTGGGCAAATTTCTACAACGAATGGGCACCATCTTCGAAAGGGATGTGGACAACTTCATGAAACGTGTGGTCGCACTTGCTGAACCCATGCTGCTGCTTTTCATCGGCATGCTCATTGCTTTTATTGTTGTCGCCATCATGGGCCCGATATTCGACCTCACCTCGCTCGTAAAATAG
- a CDS encoding PDZ domain-containing protein: MELKATKFPAWLWPLAFGLATAYLVSSFIPLPKPTAPILGQSFSSDAASKIEKDSKLILEKNILGLDNPAEIQKKATVTPSTWILVGILTGETDMAVFRIKNETVILREGEEHEGWTLAEIKPQYVIWKYGREQKKVAMWDQVQSLKLVRGKTNKISVNKAETKEILDDPNAFLKQALFKPNSKGGKTQGFRVTNIRTNSLLKKLGLENGDVLMRINGEMITGPTKLLQVYSSLGGASAISIDVERNGQMLSLIVELK, encoded by the coding sequence ATGGAGTTGAAAGCCACCAAATTTCCGGCATGGCTGTGGCCGCTCGCTTTCGGGCTGGCTACGGCTTACCTTGTGTCGTCCTTTATCCCGCTGCCCAAACCGACGGCCCCTATCCTCGGACAATCATTTTCCTCTGACGCAGCCAGTAAGATTGAAAAAGATTCCAAGTTGATTCTGGAAAAAAATATCCTTGGACTCGACAACCCTGCCGAAATCCAGAAAAAAGCCACGGTAACCCCATCTACATGGATATTGGTCGGCATTCTCACTGGAGAGACAGATATGGCCGTTTTCAGAATCAAAAATGAAACCGTCATCTTGCGCGAAGGAGAGGAACACGAAGGCTGGACTCTTGCTGAAATCAAACCCCAGTATGTTATCTGGAAATATGGCCGCGAGCAGAAAAAAGTAGCTATGTGGGATCAGGTCCAGAGCCTGAAGCTTGTACGCGGCAAAACCAACAAAATTTCTGTCAACAAAGCTGAGACCAAAGAAATTCTTGACGACCCCAATGCGTTCCTCAAACAAGCCTTATTCAAGCCCAACTCAAAAGGTGGCAAAACTCAGGGATTCAGAGTCACCAACATAAGAACTAACTCCCTGCTCAAAAAGCTTGGTCTTGAAAATGGTGACGTACTCATGCGTATTAACGGAGAAATGATCACCGGACCGACCAAGTTGCTGCAGGTATACAGTTCTCTCGGTGGTGCTTCCGCTATATCCATTGATGTTGAACGCAATGGACAGATGCTCTCCCTTATCGTTGAGCTTAAGTAG